One Gottschalkia purinilytica genomic window carries:
- the tyrS gene encoding tyrosine--tRNA ligase, translated as MSNVFDILKERGYIKQTTHEEEIRELLEKEKVTFYIGFDPTADSLHIGHFIAMMFMAHMQKAGHRPIALVGGGTAMVGDPSGRTDIRQMLTKEKIEHNANCIKKQLEKLIDFSDGKAILANNADWLLDLNYIDFLREVGSHFSVNRMLTAECFKQRLEKGLSFLEFNYMLMQGYDFYVLNEKYGCTMQLGGDDQWSNMIAGMELVRRKSSKQAYAMTCTLLTNSEGNKMGKTAKGALWLDPEKTSPYEFYQYWRNVDDSDVEKCLRLLTFIPMDEIKKLGALEGSEINKAKEVLAYEVTKLIHGEEEAIKAQNAAKSLFGGNAEDGSIPSTEFDQSKFQEGIGLLALLTELGLTKSNGEARRLVQQGGVYIENEMINDPSMIITIENFNDNKLMIRKGKKVYHQVKIV; from the coding sequence ATGAGTAATGTATTTGACATTCTTAAAGAAAGAGGCTATATAAAGCAAACTACCCATGAAGAAGAAATAAGAGAATTATTAGAAAAAGAAAAAGTAACATTTTATATAGGTTTTGATCCTACTGCAGACAGCTTACACATAGGTCATTTTATAGCTATGATGTTTATGGCTCATATGCAAAAAGCAGGTCATAGACCAATAGCTTTAGTTGGTGGAGGTACAGCAATGGTTGGAGATCCATCAGGTAGAACAGATATAAGACAAATGCTTACAAAAGAGAAAATAGAACATAATGCAAACTGTATAAAAAAACAATTAGAAAAATTAATTGATTTTAGTGATGGCAAGGCAATATTAGCAAATAATGCAGACTGGTTATTAGATCTAAACTATATTGACTTCTTAAGAGAAGTTGGATCTCACTTTTCAGTAAATAGAATGCTAACGGCAGAATGTTTTAAACAGAGATTAGAAAAAGGATTGTCTTTTTTAGAATTTAACTATATGTTAATGCAAGGTTATGACTTCTATGTATTAAATGAAAAATACGGCTGTACAATGCAATTAGGTGGGGACGATCAATGGTCAAACATGATTGCAGGAATGGAGTTAGTAAGAAGAAAATCTAGCAAACAAGCATACGCCATGACTTGTACGCTTCTTACAAATAGTGAAGGTAATAAAATGGGTAAAACTGCAAAAGGGGCATTATGGCTAGACCCTGAAAAAACTTCACCTTACGAATTCTATCAATACTGGAGAAATGTAGATGACTCAGATGTTGAGAAATGCTTAAGACTATTAACATTCATTCCAATGGATGAAATCAAAAAGTTAGGAGCACTTGAAGGCTCTGAAATAAACAAAGCTAAAGAAGTTCTAGCTTATGAAGTTACTAAGCTAATCCATGGTGAGGAAGAAGCTATTAAAGCTCAAAACGCTGCTAAATCATTATTTGGAGGTAATGCTGAAGATGGTTCTATACCTTCAACTGAATTTGATCAGTCTAAATTCCAAGAAGGAATTGGATTATTAGCTCTTTTAACTGAGTTAGGACTTACCAAATCAAATGGAGAAGCTAGAAGACTTGTACAGCAAGGTGGAGTATACATTGAAAACGAAATGATTAATGATCCTTCAATGATAATTACTATTGAAAACTTTAACGATAATAAACTAATGATTAGAAAAGGTAAAAAAGTATATCATCAAGTTAAAATAGTTTAA
- a CDS encoding class II SORL domain-containing protein produces MSIGQFLQSGDWKGEKHVPAILAPEKASAGEEIEVKVSIGEEIKHPNTHEHHIAWVKVFFKPDDFKFPIEIGSYSFNAHGESDVFTEPVIVSKFIANKSGKIYALSYCNIHGLWENSKDLSVE; encoded by the coding sequence ATGAGTATAGGGCAATTTTTACAAAGTGGAGATTGGAAAGGTGAAAAACACGTACCAGCTATCTTAGCACCTGAAAAGGCATCGGCTGGAGAAGAAATTGAAGTAAAAGTATCAATTGGAGAAGAAATTAAACATCCAAATACACATGAACATCATATAGCATGGGTTAAAGTATTCTTTAAGCCAGATGACTTCAAGTTTCCTATTGAAATTGGAAGTTATAGCTTTAATGCACATGGTGAAAGTGATGTTTTCACTGAACCAGTTATAGTATCAAAGTTTATAGCTAACAAATCAGGTAAAATTTATGCTTTAAGTTATTGTAACATCCATGGTTTATGGGAAAATTCTAAAGATCTATCTGTAGAATAG